AGTGGAAAAGACTGCTCAGTGCTGTCGGGTATTAACCACggtgtttattttctgttatgtTCTGACATCCTGGGGGCCTGTGGGCTGGGGAGAGACCCCTCCGCAAGCTGGCTAGCTCCCCGTGAGCGCACCACTCACACGCAAACCAGCCAAGCCTGAGCCCTCCCCGGCCAGTGTCTCCTCTGCCCCAagtcaccccagggccagggacTGGACAACTGGAAGCCACCCCTAGAGCCCGGAGCCTGCTGAAATGACCAAGCTGTCCGACCCCAGGCCTGCCCAGACGTGCTCACCCTACCTGGCCCACTCCGTCCTCCAGGAGCCACGAGACAGGTTCAGCCACGCTTCCTCCTCACCCTCGGCCTGCTGACAGACCCTGGCGCTCCTCGTGGGCCCCGTGCAGCGTGGTGCACCCCTCCTCTCAGGAGCTGTGAGTCAAGAACTCTTCTTTCAAGGTAGCAGTTTCCAACTCTGTCATCTTACCACACCTGATCAGGACACATCCCGTGTACATTTTAACACAGGTCAATCCTCCCTCTGGACATTTGTTCTCTGGTCATAAGCGGCTGTGTAAGCAacccacactcccaatgcagagagCCCACACACAGGCTACATGCACCCTTCCGGGGCAGGATCCCACAAGCACCACTCAAACAGCAACATGCCTGGAGCATCCACAGGGTGGCCCGTGATGCCGTCCCTTCAGAGGGGGCCACTGTCCCGGCAAAGACGGAGCTTCTTGGTGCCATATCCCTGCTGGGGCATCACACCTGGTCCCAGATGCCGACAGGAAAAGTGGCACTTGGGGCTTGCCACTGCTGCAGAGGCAAGGCAACGCTTTCCTTCCTGAGACAGTTTACAAGAAGGGAAATTATAATCCCTGAAAAGCCACGTTACAGGTTTCCTTGCTTTAGCTTTATAGTGTACCTTTCTCCAATCATCTGAACTTTATCATTTTCAGTGTTTCAAGGTTAATGATAGTTGGGAAACGGAGATGCCCCAAGCCCAGGACGACGTTTCTGTGTCAgcattaaatgatttatttatttcctaaCGAGGCTCATCTAACACGTGCTTTCTCTAGGAGACACATCACGGCCTCTTGCACTTAGGCACCATGAGTGAAATCTCTGTCAGAAGGCACTAACGTGGCGCTAACCCGATCAGAGAGGGTGGCTGTTCACAGCCCGAGATGAACAAAGCAGACAGAGCAGCGCCTTGTGTGACCACAGGCCACATGTGCATCCCACTGGTCTGTGCGTGTCCGAGAATGACCATGAAAGTGCCACAAGTATGGATCTGGGGGCCGCGGACAAACTCTAGTGAGCAAGCAAACATGCAAGCCTGGAACCCCAAATATGGAGGGCAGACCATACGCCACCGACCTAAGAGATTTCACACCCTCTCCACAGCCTCGCCCCGTCTCTCACTGCAGCACAGCAATAGGTCTGAAGGGCTCAGAGATGACACCCGCACAGCTCAGCCTGCACCTGCACAAGGGCATCCCGGGGGCACCAGCAGCACGGGTCTCTGTGTGCTCACGGGAGCGGGTCAGGACCCGCGatcctttctctctgcctctagtTCCTGCTCTGCCCCTGGAGCCCCCTTGCGTCCTGGGGTGTGCTCCTCGGGAAGGGCCCCGCCGTCCAGGGGCCCGTCACTCCCCGTCTCCCACAGGCAGTCCTTGGGCGGGAGGTCGTCGTCCACGCGGGGCCTggccttcctcttcctcatcagCTCAGCCGTGGACTCCAGCCACGCTGGGCCCACGCTCCCAcgccccttctctctcctcctcttgtaCTCCAGGATCTGCTCGTTGAGAGCCTCGTGGTCGATCCCACACAGACTCGAGGGTGCGGCAGGGCCCAGGGTATCACGCGGCGATGTCATGTCCAGGGCCTCGGGGGTGCTGGAGGGGAGAAGAAATCCACACCATGCACAATACTTCCTACAGCCGTTTGCTTGTGCACTGTCCTAGCACCTCTCTAAGGGAAATTGTGGAAACTGGACAGAAGGGGGGTTTGGTCTGGCGTTCTCCAGTCCAGAACCTCTCGGCCAGCACTCTTGGAGCCCGTGTGTGGCTCAGGCCAGCATACTTCTGGTGCAGCCATGGTGTACTGACATTAAATgcgttttcattttttccccacttaAACATGGCTAGTACACTAGGCTAGTTAAACAGAATTACTGGGGGGACGGGGGAGGGTTCTTTAGATCTGTCGCTCAGGTTACTTGATGAACCAAGAGAAGAATCTATTCTGAGAGCAAACCCAGAGCAATCTTTCCAAAACCCAAATCTGGCCACATCATGCCCCTAACCCCAACTCTCTGATCTGGAAGGGCTCCCCACCCGCCTCTCCCCACGTCCACTCACTGCTGATCTGGAACCCGGGGACCCACTGCCTCCTGGGGCCTCTGCTCTAGCTCAGGGGTCTGAGTGCTGCAGCCCATCCCCTGGCAGGCTGGCTGGGGGTCCCCACCCCGAGGCCCTGACGGTACCCATATGATGCTGACACAGTTGATCTATGGAACACAGGCCAGACACGTGGTGCAGCTGCTCCCTCACCTGGAATGGGGCCCCCCCCACCTCCGAATCTTCACGTCACCTTCTCAGAGGCCTACCCTGACATTTACTGTACACAGATGTTCCCTAAGTACGAGAACAGGGCCTGCCAGGCAGCAGTGTGCCAAGGGAGTGGAGAGGATGAACCGCTACTGACAGCACTCAGAGTCCAGCCCCCAGCACTTCTGTGTGGACCCCCAAGGCCCTCCTGACAGCCTTGCCCAGGTGCTGGGTGGCTCACCAGTTGCACGCCGACACCGGGCTGGGCCCCAGGGCAAGAGCCAAGCGCACAAAGCAGGACCCGCTGCCCCTTGACACCTGGCTGGGGACAGGCAGGGCtgtgcagctgctgtggagacCAGCACGTCCACACCTGGGTGTCTGCCCGAATCAAAAACATATGCCCACACGCATCACCTGAGATCATTTTGCTCGAAGTCTTTTTCATCCGGGGGTCCAAAATCAGCGATTGCCAGTAACCGATCAACCTGAAAGGGAACAGACAAGAGGGTGGTTCTCGAGCCGCAGCACCGCTTGCGTCGGAGCCGGGCGCCAGCTGAGTGTGAGCACCCGCTGCCCGGGGCCAGCCCCACCACGGGCCTCAAGCCCGCCCGCCGCCCTTCCTTCCCGTGCCGCTGCCCACACCCGCTACCTCAAGCACACTTTCTCTGATAATGAACTGAGGCTTTTTGAAAACTACACTTAAAACTTGTAACTGTCAAATTTACAAAGAAACagttaaatattagttgaattacTAACGCTTACTGGTTTCTAACGAAGTTTCATAAAATGCTTCAATTCTGCCGCAGAATTTGCGGGGAAACCCCCCAGTGCGGTAACGTGAGTGTCCCAAGTCTAGCGTGTGGCTCCGGTCCTGCAGGGGCTGAGGGGCCTACGCTGGGGGCAGACCCTGCTCCTCAGCAGGGCCCGTCAAGGGCCTCTCCACCTTCATGCGTCTCTTCTGACTGCCGCCAGGTCGTCCTACTGGGGCCACGCACTGAGACCCGACCTCCTGCTTCAGTGCAAGCCCCGGCGAGCCTGGTCCACAACCGGGCCCTGTCATACGCAGGAACTAAAGCATCATCTCCAACCGGTGACACACCAATCAAACCACAAAGGTGAAAAGAAGAACTGGAGACAAATCAGTCCACAGAAAATACCAGGAACGGGACTGACGATGCTACAAAACAAGGACAAAGTGGCCTCCTCCAAAGataaaagtgggagaaaatattcacaatgaaGATTTCTGCCAACTGACTTGTACCAGATATACAATGAACCcacacaactcaataataagcaAACcttattaaaaatgggcaagagacttTAACTGATCCACAAAAGGAGGAATgaccagcaggcacatgaaaagacgctcaacataaTTAGTCACCAAGAAAATGTAAGTTtagggggcttcctggtggcacagtggttaagaatccgccttccaatgcaggggctgcgggttccatccctggtcggagaactaagatcccacatgccacggggcaactaaacccgcacgctgcaactagagagaagcccgcaacGAAGAGCCGGCATGCTGCAACagagacccagcgcagccaaaatttaaaaaagaaaaaaagaaaatgcaagctTAAGCCATCAGGATGGCAACGCCAGGGGCTGGCGAGGGCGTGGAGGCCCAGGGACCCTGACGCTGCGGTGGGAGTGCCTACAGCACGGCCGTGGTTAAAGCAGCCTGGCAGCTTTCTGACAGTTAAACATACGCCTGCTGCTCCTAGGAACTGAcctaaatgaaacaaaacatacaTCCACAAACATCTGTACGCAAACGTTCACAGTGCTTCACTCTTTATAGCCAAGGActggaaaaaagacaaatgtctATCAAAAAGTGAATGGGTAACTGCAGTACAGCTGTACAGTGGATACCGCTTACCAATAAAAAGGGAACTACTTACACAGgaaacaacgtggatgaatctcaaaaacactgtGCTGAGCAAAGCCAGAGGCAAAAGACAACACCCCGATTCTATTCGTGTGAAATTACAGGGATCTCAGCAGGCAGAACCAACCTACAGTGACTGAAACCAGACGGTGGTAGGGGAGAGCTGACCGGGGTGAGCAGGGGTGGCGATGACACAAAGGTATGCGTTTGTCAAAGGAGGCACAACTCAACGTAATTAAGCCTCCGTAAAGCTTATTTTATTAAGAACCAAATCCAAACACAACCTCAAACTCTAACACTTTAAACACAGGCCGCCGGGCTAACTTCTTGTGTGGAAGGGGAGCTCTGAGCTCAGATGGTGCGGGCCAGACCATGCGCGGTGGTCACCGGCTGCCCGACCCCTGCTCTCGGAAGCCTGACGGTCAGTGGGGAGACGAGTGTGCACGTCCCACAACACTGGTGTCAGAGTTTACGTATTTCCcttaaaaattcagataaaaaAGTTGTTTCCTCTATAGTTACagtaaaaatcaacattttaaaaacctcttgACTGAAGTGCAACATCTATGGGAAAGGTACACAAACCATGAAGTGTAGCTCAGTGACATCCCACAAATTGAACACACGTGTGGGCACGGCCGCGACACTTAGAAGGTGAAGCCCACAagcctcctcaggcccctcctgcTCACTCCCCTCCCCGTGACAGCCATTACTCTTACTTCCAACACCAAGGATTAGCCAGGCTCTTCCTGAACGTTTATGAACAGAAGCTCTCAGCGCGTGGCCTTTCCTTGGCTCCACGGCCGGTGGGAGGTGGGCCAGGGGACTGTTCCAGAGCACGTGCGTCCATTCTGCTAACTGCACTCGCCAGAGACCCTGTGCCAACGTTCCCGGCCGAGTCCGTGGGtactgcggggggtgggggtggggggcctcGAGGGTCACAGACTCAGCTTCCCTGGGGACGGCCAGTCTAGCGGGGCACTGTGAGCCGCCCTCCCGCCGGCCCCAGCCCTCGGCGCTCGCACCCTCATTCCTGTAAGGAAAGCCCTCACGGAGGGGTGCGCGCTGGAACCCGGTTGAGCGCCTCCGCGTGTGTTTACTGACAGTACCATCAATATTGCTGAATTACTCAGGGTGCAGTTTGGACAGAGCTCATTACTAGTTCTCTTTCAAATGTCCGGACTGGTGACCTGAGGATGCAAGGTAAGCTGCTGAAACTGGCAACATGTTAGCAGTTGCAACTACCTGTGACTTTTGGTGCAACCAatataagacagaaataaatggactGATAGAAGACTCAAAGTTTCGTCCAGCACTCCCAATTTCAAATGTCTGTCTCTAGCCAAGTGCTTTATCAACAGCTGACTTTAAATCTATTAAAGACATACACAGTGTCTGAAAAACACTGCCCTGACTTACGCCAGGGGAAGCAATGACCATGTCCTCAAATGATCACCTACCCAAATCAGAAACCCCTCTGGTCCAGCCTTCACTTCTAACTACAGTGAGGCAGAAACTGCAGGACTCTGAGGCGCCAGCCGAGGCCTGACCGACCCTTGGCCCCCAGGTCAACAGCTGAGCTCTGGGCACATGCAGGACCCACCATCACCACGTGGCACGTGTCCGACCCTTGGCCACTTCCCCGGAGCACACGGGGCAGGACAGACGCTAGAGGTCTCCAATGCAAACACCCATCAGCACGGCCTCCGGATCGGCCCTCCCAGAAACGCTTAAGCTCGcatgcacctccctccctccagtgACTTTTTCTGGAAAGGAACCCACACAGCCAGGCAGGACCTTGCAGCTCTGAATTCTTCCTCCAGAGAGAGGGACGAGCCAGCTGAGGGCTCATCCTCTGAGACAGGGGGGtcctcccaccagccccacccGACGTGCCCGGGCATTCCTGCTGAGTACCTGCACAGCACACCCACGACCTAAACTCCACTTGAGCTGTAAGCGGCACTGCAACTTCACTCCTGTTCCCCTTTCTAGCTAGGAAATCACACATCTATCAAAGTTATCCACATAACGTTTTCAGTATCGCTTGTGtcatgaataacaaaagacaacaaCGTACAATTAGACTTTTTCCCCTCTGTGAATCTGAACACTACCTAGTCCTACAGTGGGTAACAGCCACCTAATCATAACCCCGTAAATGCTACTGTTTTCTTCGGTAAactttttaaaggtataacaTACCTTAATAGCCACTAAGTAACCACCACCCAGATTAAAACGTATGTATGTTTTAACAGGTTTTTAACCTTTATAATTAACCTATACCTAAAACAAGGAACATAAGTATGAAACAATTACAGTTACAGGACAGAACGTAAGTGTGTCAGCCTTAACAGTGTAAAGTAACCATAGACAGACTGAAATCTAGGGAAGTGAGAGAAGGAGGTAAGCACAGGAGGGCAGCTCTGACTGCTTCAAGTTTGTaaactgagagagagagggatctgCTTTACTAGTTAGGGCTATACTGACAAGCATTAAAGCATTAAAGCCATAAaaagtggttacctctggggaacAGGGCTGAGAACAAGGCACAGGTGCCTTACTTTTCATCATCTGTACCCTTCtattaccttttaaaaactgtatacattatcttttgaatatttaaaaattaaatgtaaaatcttaCCCATATAAAAGTGTACATCATAAACAGGTAATTATGTAAAAGTCTTACCTCCACTACAGCTGCATTTTTTTTGTCCTGAACAAACACTATTGGCGGCATGTTCCTCAGGGTCTGCTGGGACATCAGAAGGTGCCTGGAGACAGAAAGAGATTTGTGCAGTCACAGGTGACACTTGGTGGAGGGGTGATGGTGCCAGAAACAGAAAACGTCATCTCACAAAGAGGTGaggcatcatttttttaaattaattaattaatacatttatttatttggctgcattgggtcttcattactgggcgtgggctttctctagttgcagcgagcgggggctactcttcgttgcggtgcacaggcttctcactgcggtggcttcttttgttgcggagcacgggctctaggcacgcaggcttcagtagttgtggcacacaggctcaagagttgtggctcgtgagctctagagggcagactcagtagttgtggcacacgggcttagctgctccgcggcatgtgggatcttcccggaccagggctcgaacccatgtcccctgcattggcaggcggattctcaaccactgggccaccagggaagccctgaggcatGAGTTTTGCTTATCACATTCTTCAAAGATGAAAAGTCTTCCTTAGCCAACTGCCACATTTCAACAGGCATACAAAATGCATGATCACgattgtttttaattctctaaaTGCAACTTCTGAGATCCTTATAAATAGTCTGACGTGAACTTGGGACATTCCTGGGCATCACTGTGGCCTTGGGCTCTGTGGTTTGGGCACCAACAACCTGCCAGCACTTCGTCCCTCCATCCGACCGACACTCATGGGCAACAGCGCCACAGAAGTGTGGCTGCCGGCCATGCTTCCCGGACGTCAGACACAGAAACCATCTTCATATTACCCAGTCATGCAATACATGCGGATCCAGGGGCGACAAGTATCCAGTGAAAATACTGCTGTGACACACAGCACATCTGCTCAGTGACGCAGTTATGGGAAAACCTTTACACTAAACCTTGGTGATCAAAAGAATTGGGAAAAGGGACATTCTGTTCAACTGAATTTTCTGTTACCTAAAAACTACTCAGAAAACAGCAGGAACTCCAGTCCCGAGGGCTGCTCTGCCAGGTCTCTCTGCATCTTTAAGACTGAGGAGAAAACTGAGTAGCTTCTTTACTCTCAGCCAGCTCAGCGGTTCTCAAAATCCTTGGTCTCAGGACcccctttatactcttaaaaattattgaggatgcCAAAGaccttttgtttatgtgggttacaTCTACCAATATATACCAGACTAGAAACTAAAGCTGAaagtatgtatttattaattcatttaaagtaactttttttttttttttttgcggtacgcgggcctctcaccgttgtggcctctcccgttgcggagcacaggctccagacgcgcaggctcagcggccatggctcacgggcccagccgctccgcggcatgtgggatcttcccggaccggggcacgaacccgcgtcccctgcatcggcaggcggactctcaaccactgcgccaccagggaagcccactactatattttaaaagaaattaatgagaagagtggcattgctTATGTAGTTGCAAATTCCTTTAATACCTAGCATAATGGaacagctggattctcatctCTGTTATCTGTATTCAATCTGTTATTTTgcttaaaatagaagaaaatctgGCCTCACAAAGATCTGTAACTGAAAAGTAAAGAGTATATGAACAGCCTTTCAGCAAAGTGTAGATCTTCTTTGATGCTACACAAGAACTCAACAAAGAGTAGTTTATTAAAGATTGCAATGTAGAATCTGAAACCAGATCCATGAACAGCGTTCTCTGTACATGAAAATCCACTGGCCCTCTTGCCCTTTGAATCGATCTCTccctgtgtgtgattttgtaacCTCATGCCTTGGTCTTTTAGAAAATACTGGTTCAGCAGGTCACACAGATCTTCAGAATGATGATGTATTTTACAATACGTCACCTCCAATCTCATCAAAAGGGTCTTATGTACCATGAGGCTGTCAAACTCAGAGTGGTGGATACAGTTTTCTAAAATTCTGATTTTCACTGAAAGCTTAAATTTTACCACTGGCAACAAATATGGTCAGTTGTGCCCCTGAAGTGACAGGTTCACTTTGCTCACTTTGGAGAAAATGTCTGTCCTATACCCACATCCGAATAACCATagttatgaatggataaagaagatgtggcacatatatacaatggaatattactcagccataaaaagaaacgaaattgagctatttgtaatgaggtggatagacccagagtctgtcatacagagcgaagtaagtcagaaagagaaagacaaacaccgtatgctaacacatatatatggaatctaaggaaaaaaaatgtgaagaacctaggggtaagacaggaataaagacacagacctactagagaacggacttgaggatatggggaggcggaagggtaagctgtgacaaagcgagagagaggcatggacatatatacactaccaaacgtaaggtagatatctagtgggaagcagctgcatagcacagggagatcagctcggtgctttgtgtccacctagaggggtgggatagggagggtgggagggagggagacgcaagaggggagagatacaggaacatatgtatatgtataactgatccactttgttataaagcagaaactaacacaccattgtaaagcaattataccccaatgaagatgttaaaaaaaaaaatgaataaccaTAGTTGGTTCACTTGTTCTTTGAAGTGAAGTGTCTATTTTGGGTCACAATCAGCAGCTGCAGTGTTCCGAGACAACCACCAGAGCTTCTTGCACACTTCCCACCACAGATACTAAAAAGATGTGCCAAAGGGTCGGGATACGCGTCACGGACACCCTTAAATAAAGCTGGCAGTGCACTAGCACAAGCATGAGCGGAAGCTACAACGACCCAGGACATCTGGGCCAGCAGCTTTACCCCCACAGCTTCAGTACAGAATGTCAACGCGGTGGGGACGGAAAACCACACCTCATTGTGAAGAAGCTCTCACTTCATCAACCTCCCCCTACAAAGGACCCGGGATCACACTTCAAGAACAGCTGACCTAGGTTATGGCTTATATGAAGGCGTAAGTTCTGCTCTGAAATTCAAGAAAATGCTTCCCAAATTTtccttaaaagcaaaaatagtggACAAACCAGCTGGAAGGCAGGGTCAAGGAGAGGCCTCACCTCATGTGCGCAGCACTCCTCTGCAGGACGGCCGCCACGTTTGCGTTTTGAGCCTCAGAGACAGTCGTCCTCCAGAACACGCGGCAGGTGGagaagtctgaagtcagagagaccTGAGCCCAGCCCCAATTACTCTCAGCTCACCTGGGCTCCTGGAGACGGAGCGTGTCAGGAGAGGCGCACTAACTCATGGGCAGTCCTGGCTTCAGGCTCCCACTGCCAGGGCCAGTGCCCCAAGCACACCGCTGGGGACGGGGGAAACGTCCCCTTCCCTGGGCGGAGCCCAGCCtcaacccacgcacagcaacgcgTCAGCTGCTGCTACTGCCCCTCGTCCTTTCCCTCTGGCTGCACGCACTCTGCTCTGGGGGCACAGACGGCAGAAGCCGCCTCCCGTGTCTTTACATCAAGATGAAGGCAGATCATCCACCGCTCACCTGACCCCCAGACCTTCAGACGCCCCACTTCATCACTTACTGGGCTCTGAGCACCCTCGGTGCTGTCTGGCCAAACACCACCCGTGCAAAGCAAGACACCTGCTTTTGCACCCCACAAGCACCTTCCTCTCCTTAATACCCAGACGGCCACACTGAGCATCCCTTCCGCCTTTTCTAACTGTCAGGCGACGACAGAGGCGCGAGGCCCGCAGTCCCTCCCTGGCCCCGAGGCCTACCTTGGACAGCTCCACGTTCAAGTCGCAGAGCTCCTGGCTCACTTCCGGGGTGCACAGCAACTCAGTCAGCGCTTTGTAGAGGAGGCCGTTCAGGGCCCTCAGGCGCACGTGGTCTTCCCTCCTGGCTCTCTTGGAGGTGCTCTTTGTCAGGGATGCCAACTGAGACGGCTTGTGAGTCTCCGTTAAGAAGAAAGGCAGACACACAGGCAACATTACAACTGTACATAAACTTGTACTTACTGAGGGTAAAGGTCATTCTCGGCCATCTTAGTTTTCATGAAGATACAGTTTCTTTTACAGACCAGGACCCTTCTAGATTTTACCTACCATGCCTTAAAGATCAAAAGTATTGCcaagcatatatttttttccaaaaaaaattttattgaaatataatccaCACAGCATAAAACTCTCCCTCTTAAAAAGTACAattcgaggggcttccctggtggcgcagtggttgggagcccgcctgccgatgcaggggacacgggttcgtgccccggtccgggaagatcccacatgccgcggagcggctgggcccgtgagccacggccgctgagcctgcgcgtccggagcctgtgctccgcaacgggagaggccacaacagtgagaggcccgcgtaccgcaaaaaaaaaaaaaagtacaattcgGTGGTTTCTAGTATATgcagtgtatttttttctatcaagAACCATTCATTACATAAACTCTCACGGTACAGGTATATCTCAGAGAGATTGCAGGTTCATTCCAGGCCACCGCAATAAAGCAGATATGACGATAAAATGAGCCACATGCATTCTTCGGTTTCCCAGtgcgtataaaagttatgtttacactatactgtagtccacTGAAGTGTGCAGTAACAATGTCTCAAAacaatatacataccttaatgaaaaatattgctaaaaaatgctaacatcacctgctaatgcagggctgTCATAAACCTTCTGTTTGTAAAAAACACGGTATCTGGgaaatgcaataaaacaaggtatgcctgtgtatctacacatatttattatacacacacaaactgaatGGACATTACCACATTAGAATTTGATAACAGATACGACATCCcgtaaattttgttttcttttttctccggCCGCAcggtgcggcatgtgggatcttagttccctaatcagggatcgaacccacgctccCTGCAGCGGAGggttaaccactgaactgccaggaaGTCCCctagtgtaattttttttttaaggtaaaaattcTGTGGTTCCAGTGTATCTACTCCCATCTCTACAGAACTTGTCCCCTCCAATATTGAAATGGAAGGGCTGGAGAGCTGCCGACGTTTGGGGCCTCACACCCACCGAGATTCTCAAGTGGCTCATCGCTACTACTCTATACTTACCAAGTGAGAGCCCAAGGAAGGACCTTCATACCAAAACTTCTTCCTATGGGGAGAAGATAAGAACTATGCTGGATACTGACggcaaataaaataagaaacagttACAAAAGCTAACATCATAACTGTTTCTAAGGGGCTAGCCCTGGACATAGAAATTAGGTTACTAGGGGCCTAAAAGATTTAGATACCCAATGAACAGCAGCACGGGCTGTGGGGACAGACAGACAACAGTTTCAGTTCAAGCTCGTAACTTTTAACCGAAGTCTACCTCCAGTCCCAAAGGTAGAGAACGAGGACCTTAAAAACACACCTGCCAAACTGCACGTGACCACTGTCCTCTACTGAATAAAGCTGTTTCCCAGGGGAGGGTTAACGACTGATACCGCCACACACCAACTGGGACTGAACAGCTAAGTAAACAGAAGGCGGACGGGGGATCCAGGCCCCTCGCTACTGCAGACAAGCAAGGCAAGGAAGTGAGGATGGTTCGCGTGCTAGTGGATTAGGGCTGGAGATCAGTAAACTCAAGTCTCACTTACTACAGCTACAGGTGGTGACACACAGAAACGTTTGTAGATAAGCACAGACACAGGGATTAAcataaacactattttttttttgctttgccagCTGAAAGGGTCTAAAAGACAGACACCCCAGTAGCAATAAACATACTAAGCTCTCAGATCATGGTTTCTGACCCCCGTTTCCAATAAAGaaaccagagctccttggagaaatggcggATTCTAGGGCCGAGGCAACCTgtggtgccagaaagtaaggaagtgctaaaaaaaaaaaaaaaaaagttttctaattGAAAAACTACTCCAAAACCCCACAACAGGGTGTGTCAAAGGGATATAGGAGCCACCTGAAAGAGCTCGCAATGGTCAAAGCTGGAACAACTCGAGCAAAATTAAGTAGTACTGGATTATAACCCGTGAGTCCATCCTGATGAGTTAATAAATGAAGAGACACATCTCCCCTGCAAAATTTTGAATAATTCATGAATTTCGAATAATTCCCCACTCCTTAGGTGTGAGCTGCATACGGTGACTTCCCCCCAAAgaagacagtatggaactgggGGGCTGGGCGGTAACTTTACAGTGGCTAAACCTGACAGACACAGATGACCTCAGTCAGTCATCAAGaccaacatcaacagtgatacaCCATGTTGAGAGCATGTGTGTGTCCACaggatgtgatgaaaatggcactttacacctgtggtcttcctcccccaaaccaaaCCCCAGT
This genomic interval from Phocoena phocoena chromosome 13, mPhoPho1.1, whole genome shotgun sequence contains the following:
- the RBFA gene encoding putative ribosome-binding factor A, mitochondrial, which encodes MWAALGGAGGLHVGLLLGGARGLHSSPVSCGKNLLKKFASKTKKKFWYEGPSLGSHLTHKPSQLASLTKSTSKRARREDHVRLRALNGLLYKALTELLCTPEVSQELCDLNVELSKVSLTSDFSTCRVFWRTTVSEAQNANVAAVLQRSAAHMRHLLMSQQTLRNMPPIVFVQDKKNAAVVEVDRLLAIADFGPPDEKDFEQNDLSTPEALDMTSPRDTLGPAAPSSLCGIDHEALNEQILEYKRRREKGRGSVGPAWLESTAELMRKRKARPRVDDDLPPKDCLWETGSDGPLDGGALPEEHTPGRKGAPGAEQELEAERKDRGS